In Salvelinus fontinalis isolate EN_2023a chromosome 25, ASM2944872v1, whole genome shotgun sequence, one genomic interval encodes:
- the LOC129823097 gene encoding neutrophil cytosol factor 2-like isoform X2, producing the protein MTFVNTLKQWDEAVACFERGDSAAALGTFLDIQEKNSKIFFNIGCLHLINKNLDAAEKALDSCIGKDEHLAVAFFQRGLTFYKKERFEESFADFQHAFKELRGNQLIDYKPLGLRYKLYACEVLHNMALAHAQLGQWEKAKENLLTALNLRTEAKLSHIDRGLECILKQKLFEPVKVPAKVLFKPNKNYVAELEKKDYLGKAKVVSSIIFQDEFSGFAPLQPQVEDVPTRPKAPEVMRALEGEPHTVLFEFVPETSDELAVVPGNIVFVLNKGSDNWASVIFNERRGLVPYNFLERLEITLSSKQDQDGTDKDDIPAPPRREPPNRPQRNSASATENQSIGDTKTESCQSEEFSDHSLCVVKVHFTYTIAICMVPGLPYTTTLEKISNKLGLPATAITLSYAQIDSGKKVIDENTRMEDVWSCVHNGRLTLWCDLKEGMSEQLQSQTHLMALHSYESSTPEDLEFHQGDTILLLSKVNEDWFEGQCNGKSGIFPASFVEEVPMKDK; encoded by the exons ATGACATTTGTGAACACTCTCAAACAGTGGGATGAGGCAGTGGCCTGTTTCGAACGCGGGGATTCCGCAGCTGCCCTTGGAACATTTCTGGACATCCAGGAAAAGAACTCCAAAATATTTTTCAACATTGGCTGCCTACATTTGATCAATAAGAACCTAGATGCAGCTGAAAAG GCTTTGGACAGCTGTATCGGAAAGGATGAACACTTGGCTGTTGCATTCTTTCAAAGGGGGCTGACATTCTACAAAAAAGAAAG GTTTGAGGAGTCTTTTGCTGATTTCCAACATGCCTTCAAGGAGTTGAGGGGGAACCAGCTGATTGACTACAAACCTCTTGGTCTGAGATACAAATTATATGCTTGTGAG GTACTGCACAACATGGCGCTGGCCCATGCCCAGCTGGGTCAGTGGGAGAAAGCCAAGGAGAACCTCCTGACTGCTCTGAATCTCAGGACTGAGGCCAAACTCAGCCACATCGACAGAGGTCTGGAGTGCATCCTG AAGCAGAAGCTGTTTGAGCCAGTTAAGGTCCCGGCAAAAGTGCTGTTCAAGCCAAACAAGAACTACGTGGCTGAACTGGAGAAGAAGGACTACCTGGGCAAGGCCAAG GTTGTTTCTTCCATCATCTTCCAGGATGAGTTCTCTGGCTTTGCTCCGTTACAGCCACAG GTTGAAGATGTTCCTACCAGACCAAAAGCGCCTGAAGTTATGAG GGCTCTGGAGGGAGAGCCTCACACTGTCCTCTTTGAGTTTGTCCCTGAGACAAGTGATGAGTTAGCTGTGGTGCCTGGCAACATTGTCTTTGTGCTGAACAAAGGATCTGACAACTGGGCCTCTGTCATCTTCAATGAGCGA AGGGGGCTTGTTCCTTATAATTTCCTGGAGCGTTTGGAAATAACCTTATCATCTAAGCAAGATCAG GATGGGACAGACAAGGATGACATCCCAGCGCCACCTAGACGAGAACCACCGAATAGACCTCAGAGAAATTCTG CTTCTGCTACTGAAAATCAGAGCATTGGGGACACAAAAACAGAG TCTTGCCAGAGTGAAGAGTTTAGTGACCATTCACTTTGTGTAGTGAAAGTGCACTTCACATACACCATAGCAATCTGCATGGTGCCTGGACTTCCCTACACAACAACTCTGGAGAAAATCAGTAACAAACTGGGCCTCCCTGCCACAGCAATCACCTTGAG CTATGCCCAAATAGATTCTGGTAAAAAAGTGATTGATGAGAACACAAGGATGGAAGATGTTTGGAGCTGTGTCCACAATGGTCGTTTAACACTGTGGTGTGATCTCAAAGAG GGAATGAGTGAGCAGCTACAAAGCCAGACTCACCTGATGGCGCTTCATTCCTATGAGTCTTCAACTCCAGAGGATCTTGAGTTCCATCAAGGAGATACCATCTTACTTCTCTCCAAAG TCAATGAAGACTGGTTTGAAGGACAGTGCAATGGAAAGAGTGGCATATTTCCGGCATCCTTTGTGGAAGAAGTTCCTATGAAAGATAAATAA
- the dph2 gene encoding LOW QUALITY PROTEIN: 2-(3-amino-3-carboxypropyl)histidine synthase subunit 2 (The sequence of the model RefSeq protein was modified relative to this genomic sequence to represent the inferred CDS: inserted 7 bases in 5 codons; substituted 1 base at 1 genomic stop codon) has product MHCVDEVAAEHVGADCIMHYGRDCLSPSRRLPLMYVFEXETCASSFRKLYPDRQXHIILLYNVNYAHIIDDLLELLSSEYPNIASTLHVDGELCYSQXRQHNDSSSPWKXNVKCGQTVEDYSVFFIGHEGATMTNFMMTWYRCPFCSFDPVTIAGSISINKALTKPYNAIERTKDASVVGILVGTVGVANYLTTEQLKETNHRAGKKSNMFAMRKLNLAKLANFHEIDIYVLIACPENXLLDSSEFYKQVVTAFEMEVACNKNREWLGEYVTDFRDLLPGGCKHVALANPDDLKDGDETDVSLLTGALRTTRFLCSEPVSSSRHSSLVIRNQTLTVATANTAAAFLAGRSWQGLEXETLVVKALEGRKGIAYEEELTTDQDHLS; this is encoded by the exons ATGCA TTGTGTAGATGAAGTTGCAGCGGAGCATGTAGGAGCGGACTGCATCATGCACTACGGGAGGGATTGCCTCAGCCCGTCCAGAAGACTCCCTCTGATGTACGTGTTTG AGGAGACGTGTGCCTCCTCCTTCAGAAAGCTGTACCCCGACAGACA TCACATCATCCTCCTGTACAATGTCAACTATGCTCACATTATTG ATGATCTTCTGGAACTTCTTTCCTCTGAGTATCCGAACATTGCCTCAACCCTTCATGTGGACGGAGAACTTtgctacagtc acagacaacacaATGACAGCAGTTCTCCGTGGAAATGAAATGTGAAATGTGGACAGACCGTTGAGGACTACAGTGTGTTCTTTATCGGTCACGAAGGTGCAACCATGACAAACTTCATGATGACTTGGTACCGCTGCCCTTTCTGTTCTTTTGACCCAGTGACAATAGCAGGTTCAATCAGTATCAACAAAGCTTTGACGAAGCCATATAACGCAATAGAGCGAACAAAGGATGCCAGTGTGGTGGGCATTCTTGTGGGCACAGTAGGTGTGGCAAACTACCTCACCACCGAGCAGCTGAAAGAAACCAACCACAGAGCAGGGAAAAAGAGCAACATGTTTGCCATGAGGAAACTGAATCTGGCCAAACTGGCTAACTTTCATGAGATTGACATTTATGTACTGATCGCATGTCCTGAGAA TCTATTGGACTCCAGTGAGTTCTACAAACAGGTCGTGACCGCCTTTGAAATGGAGGTGGCCtgcaataagaacagggaatggTTGGGAGAGTATGTCACAGACTTCAGGGATCTCCTTCCAG GTGGATGCAAGCATGTGGCCTTGGCGAATCCTGACGACCTCAAGGATGGTGATGAGACTGATGTCTCCCTCCTCACCGGAGCTCTACGAACGACCCGCTTCTTGTGCAGTGAGCCAGTGTCTTCCTCACGCCACTCCTCACTAGTCATACGGAACCAGACGCTCACTGTGGCCACCGCTAACACAGCTG CCGCATTCCTGGCGGGCCGTAGCTGGCAGGGACTGG CAGAAACACTGGTGGTGAAAGCATTAGAGGGAAGGAAAGGCATTGCCTACGAAGAGGAGCTGACGACTGACCAGGACCATTTGTCATGA
- the LOC129823097 gene encoding neutrophil cytosol factor 2-like isoform X1, with the protein MTFVNTLKQWDEAVACFERGDSAAALGTFLDIQEKNSKIFFNIGCLHLINKNLDAAEKALDSCIGKDEHLAVAFFQRGLTFYKKERFEESFADFQHAFKELRGNQLIDYKPLGLRYKLYACEVLHNMALAHAQLGQWEKAKENLLTALNLRTEAKLSHIDRGLECILKQKLFEPVKVPAKVLFKPNKNYVAELEKKDYLGKAKVVSSIIFQDEFSGFAPLQPQVEDVPTRPKAPEVMRALEGEPHTVLFEFVPETSDELAVVPGNIVFVLNKGSDNWASVIFNERRGLVPYNFLERLEITLSSKQDQDGTDKDDIPAPPRREPPNRPQRNSAASATENQSIGDTKTESCQSEEFSDHSLCVVKVHFTYTIAICMVPGLPYTTTLEKISNKLGLPATAITLSYAQIDSGKKVIDENTRMEDVWSCVHNGRLTLWCDLKEGMSEQLQSQTHLMALHSYESSTPEDLEFHQGDTILLLSKVNEDWFEGQCNGKSGIFPASFVEEVPMKDK; encoded by the exons ATGACATTTGTGAACACTCTCAAACAGTGGGATGAGGCAGTGGCCTGTTTCGAACGCGGGGATTCCGCAGCTGCCCTTGGAACATTTCTGGACATCCAGGAAAAGAACTCCAAAATATTTTTCAACATTGGCTGCCTACATTTGATCAATAAGAACCTAGATGCAGCTGAAAAG GCTTTGGACAGCTGTATCGGAAAGGATGAACACTTGGCTGTTGCATTCTTTCAAAGGGGGCTGACATTCTACAAAAAAGAAAG GTTTGAGGAGTCTTTTGCTGATTTCCAACATGCCTTCAAGGAGTTGAGGGGGAACCAGCTGATTGACTACAAACCTCTTGGTCTGAGATACAAATTATATGCTTGTGAG GTACTGCACAACATGGCGCTGGCCCATGCCCAGCTGGGTCAGTGGGAGAAAGCCAAGGAGAACCTCCTGACTGCTCTGAATCTCAGGACTGAGGCCAAACTCAGCCACATCGACAGAGGTCTGGAGTGCATCCTG AAGCAGAAGCTGTTTGAGCCAGTTAAGGTCCCGGCAAAAGTGCTGTTCAAGCCAAACAAGAACTACGTGGCTGAACTGGAGAAGAAGGACTACCTGGGCAAGGCCAAG GTTGTTTCTTCCATCATCTTCCAGGATGAGTTCTCTGGCTTTGCTCCGTTACAGCCACAG GTTGAAGATGTTCCTACCAGACCAAAAGCGCCTGAAGTTATGAG GGCTCTGGAGGGAGAGCCTCACACTGTCCTCTTTGAGTTTGTCCCTGAGACAAGTGATGAGTTAGCTGTGGTGCCTGGCAACATTGTCTTTGTGCTGAACAAAGGATCTGACAACTGGGCCTCTGTCATCTTCAATGAGCGA AGGGGGCTTGTTCCTTATAATTTCCTGGAGCGTTTGGAAATAACCTTATCATCTAAGCAAGATCAG GATGGGACAGACAAGGATGACATCCCAGCGCCACCTAGACGAGAACCACCGAATAGACCTCAGAGAAATTCTG CAGCTTCTGCTACTGAAAATCAGAGCATTGGGGACACAAAAACAGAG TCTTGCCAGAGTGAAGAGTTTAGTGACCATTCACTTTGTGTAGTGAAAGTGCACTTCACATACACCATAGCAATCTGCATGGTGCCTGGACTTCCCTACACAACAACTCTGGAGAAAATCAGTAACAAACTGGGCCTCCCTGCCACAGCAATCACCTTGAG CTATGCCCAAATAGATTCTGGTAAAAAAGTGATTGATGAGAACACAAGGATGGAAGATGTTTGGAGCTGTGTCCACAATGGTCGTTTAACACTGTGGTGTGATCTCAAAGAG GGAATGAGTGAGCAGCTACAAAGCCAGACTCACCTGATGGCGCTTCATTCCTATGAGTCTTCAACTCCAGAGGATCTTGAGTTCCATCAAGGAGATACCATCTTACTTCTCTCCAAAG TCAATGAAGACTGGTTTGAAGGACAGTGCAATGGAAAGAGTGGCATATTTCCGGCATCCTTTGTGGAAGAAGTTCCTATGAAAGATAAATAA
- the mcur1 gene encoding mitochondrial calcium uniporter regulator 1 has product MSLKQRIAFHSRLNKFTLNSDYWYSKQEERTHGDRASFTTVALQPSISSLNTILTSSIHSRCKQCNTDSGSCNLDKRTWRRRLFTGVSATKVFKRSFLFVRELSTSILQYELKTDMTKSGNRRLYFDTHALVRLLEDNGFTTQQAEVIVRMMVRTTHSNMDLIYNDMVTKVQQEIMLQRVFSQIASVKKDMIILEKSEFSTLLAENEKVKVELLQLKVQLADVMNKVRFDNILDMNSEKSSMKEMKSEHEKRLMESRTEIMEMNAEQNCHLTRSNMKIDTEVAGLKTMLEAHKLDTIKYLAGSVFTCLTVVLGFYRIWM; this is encoded by the exons ATGTCATTGAAACAAAGAATTGCATTTCACTCGCGGTTGAACAAATTTACTTTAAACTCGGACTATTGGTATAGTAAGCAAGAAGAGAGGACACACGGGGACAGAGCAAGTTTCACTACAGTTGCGCTCCAACCTAGCATTTCCTCTCTGAACACAATTTTGACGAGCAGCATCCATTCGCGCTGTAAACAATGTAACACCGATTCTGGCTCTTGCAACCTTGACAAACGAACATGGAGAAGGAGACTATTTACGGGAGTGAGCGCAACTAAGGTTTTTAAACGGAGCTTTTTATTTGTCAGAG AGCTGAGCACCTCTATACTTCAGTATGAATTGAAAACAGATATGACAAAGTCTGGAAACCGGAGGCTGTATTTTGATACCCATGCATTGGTTCGACTCCTCGAAGACAATG GCTTCACCACTCAGCAAGCTGAGGTAATTGTCAGGATGATGGTCAGGACAACACACTCCAACATGGATCTAATCTATAATGACATGGTAACCAAAGTGCAGCAG GAGATCATGTTGCAGAGGGTGTTTTCCCAAATTGCATCGGTGAAAAAGGACATGATTATCCTTGAAAAGAGTGAGTTCTCTACTTTGCTGGCAGAGAATGAG AAAGTCAAGGTAGAGCTACTGCAACTGAAGGTGCAACTGGCT GATGTGATGAATAAAGTGCGCTTTGACAATATCTTGGATATGAATTCGGAAAAGAGCAGCATGAAAGAAATG AAATCAGAGCATGAGAAGAGACTCATGGAAAGTCGGACCGAGATAATGGAAATG AATGCTGAGCAAAATTGTCATTTGACTCGGTCCAATATGAAAATTGACACTGAAGTGGCAGGTTTGAAAACCATGTTGGAAGCTCACAAACTTGATACTATCAAATACCTTGCAG GTTCAGTCTTCACTTGTCTCACTGTGGTTCTCGGATTCTATCGCATCTGGATGTGA